The nucleotide window CAGCCGTCCTCTCCCAGGCCCTCGGCGAAGCGTACCTCGCACCGGGTTTTCGCCATCGCCAGATCGGCCAGCGCCGATTCAAGAGCCCGCCCGAAGGCGCGGGCCTCGGCCCTCCGGCGTTCCGAGAGCGCGCCGGCGACGCCCCGATAGGCCGACGCCGCCGCCAGCAGCCGCTGGTCGAGTTCGGCGGCGCGCTCGCTGGCGTGCTCGACGTCGTGCAGCTCGCGCCGCAGGACGTCTGCCTTCTCGAGGACCTGCGCCAGTGACGGGCCGTGCTTCTTCTTCAGACGCTCCAGCACGGCGAGGCGATCCTCGATCTCCTGCAGCCGCGCCGGCGAGGCGTCGATGTCCTGCGAGTATGTGCGCAGGAAGAACGCCAGGTCCTCGAGCTGCAGCTTCACGATCTCGCGCGCGTCGAGATACGGCGTGAACCGCGAGTCGAGGGCGGCGAGCTCGCCGACCTTCTTCCAGACCGTGCCGAGCGCGGGCAGCGCCGCGGCGTCGCCGTCGTAGAGCGCCGTGAAGGCTTCGGCGCAGAGTCGCTGCAGCCGGTCGGCGTTGGCGAGCACCGTCCGCGTCGCCGCCAGTTCCTGGTCCTCTCCCGGCTGCGGCTTCGCCTTGTCGATTTCCGCGAGCTGGAACGAGACGAATTCGACGCGCGCCGCTCTCTGCTGCTCGGTGGCGGCGTGCCGCGCACGTTCGTCGCGGATCTGCTGCCAGGATCGGAAGGCCTGCGCGACGCCGTCGCGATCCGTCGTCAGCGCGGCGAACTCGTCGAGCAGATCGAGATGCGCAGCCGGGTCGAGCAGCACCTGGTGCTCGTGCTGACCGTGCAGATCGACGAGCGATCCCGCGGCATCACGCAGCGCCGTGCTGGTGACGAGCGCGCCGTCCACGAATGCCCGGCTGCGGCCCTGCGCCGACACTTCGCGGCGGACGATGACCTCTCGTCCGTCCGGCGTCTCGAAGACGGCCTGGACGGCGGCGGTGTCTTCGCCGGTGCGCACGAGATCGGCGCTGGCTCGCCCGCCGACCAGAAGCCCAA belongs to Vicinamibacterales bacterium and includes:
- the recN gene encoding DNA repair protein RecN, encoding MIRYLSVANLAVIDRLELEFAPGLNVLTGETGAGKSILVGAVGLLVGGRASADLVRTGEDTAAVQAVFETPDGREVIVRREVSAQGRSRAFVDGALVTSTALRDAAGSLVDLHGQHEHQVLLDPAAHLDLLDEFAALTTDRDGVAQAFRSWQQIRDERARHAATEQQRAARVEFVSFQLAEIDKAKPQPGEDQELAATRTVLANADRLQRLCAEAFTALYDGDAAALPALGTVWKKVGELAALDSRFTPYLDAREIVKLQLEDLAFFLRTYSQDIDASPARLQEIEDRLAVLERLKKKHGPSLAQVLEKADVLRRELHDVEHASERAAELDQRLLAAASAYRGVAGALSERRRAEARAFGRALESALADLAMAKTRCEVRFAEGLGEDGWSERGMDTAEFYISPNPGEELRALARVASGGELSRIMLALKTLASTDAPGKTLIFDEVDAGIGGAVADVVGARLRLLAARVQVLCITHLPQIAAYGGTHFRIAKTVKAGRTTTSVVRLEGAQREEEIGRMMGGADVSAAVLAGAREMLESKANKKQKSPRRAMDRQE